A portion of the Psilocybe cubensis strain MGC-MH-2018 chromosome 10, whole genome shotgun sequence genome contains these proteins:
- a CDS encoding N-alpha-acetyltransferase 30: protein MASSPILYRQYQGESDLPHIMALVQSELSEPYAYPADSVDAAPVGVIVCKQSIHNDLANRGYIAMLSVDKKWRKRGIASSLVQSSIQAMKQDGVDEVVLETEYDNFAALSLYESLGFIREKRLYRFYLNGKDAFRLVLAVMPQPIDDGGENTPPAESSLSKRYANRRREASYRAICVSPYSDDEDEVSSR from the exons ATGGCTTCCAGTCCTATACTCTATCGCCAGTATCAAGGCGAGTCGGATCTACCACATATCATGGCCTTGGTACAGAGCGAGCTCAGCGAGCCCTAC GCATACCCAGCCGATTCCGTCGACGCCGCGCCGGTAGGAGTCATTGTGTGCAAGCAGAGTATCCACAACGATCTTGCAAACAGAGGATACATCGCAATGCTcagtgttgataagaagtGGAGGAAACGTGGTATAG CTAGCTCGCTCGTTCAAAGTTCAATTCAAGCAATGAAGCAGGATGGTGTCGATGAG GTCGTTCTCGAAACTGAATACGACAACTTCGCCGCACTCTCGCTCTACGAATCCCTGGGGTTCATCCGCGAAAAACGGCTGTACCGGTTTTATCTAAATGGGAAGGACGCGTTCCGGCTGGTGCTTGCCGTCATGCCGCAACCGATTGACGATGGGGGCGAGAACACTCCGCCTGCAGAATCATCCTTGAGTAAGAGATATGCCAACAGGCGGCGGGAGGCATCCTATCGTGCCATATGTGTCTCGCCCTAttctgacgatgaggacgaggtgTCCTCTCGTTAA
- a CDS encoding putative amino-acid permease C11D3.08c, whose translation MADGFVSGTTKRMSRKEEIRQKDEALLATLGYKQEFKRAFKPLEVFGIAFSIIGLLPSIASVLFYAIPNGGGPAMVWGWLVASIFILFVGISMAELASAAPTSGGLYFWTYSLSSPRWRNILCWSVGYANTIGSIASVASIDWGCAVQVMAAATIGSGGTFTPTSAQLFGVYAAIVLSHAVICCLGTAVLARLQTVYVVLNVLLCLAIIVALPASTPHEFKNSAKFALGDFFNSNGWPDGYAFILSFLAPLWTICSFDSSVHISEEASNAATAVPWAIVNAIGIAGVLGWAINMSLAFCMGSDLESLIDSDQPMAQIFFNSFGEKPTLAIWSLVVIVQYMMGSSMLLAASRQTFAFSRDSALPFSGWLYRMNSFTKTPVNTVWYDAILSLALGLLVFAGDQAINAVFALSVVGLYYAYAVPIAARFIFENNFKPGPFYCGVLSLPIAIIAVVFMTFMSVVFLFPTTPTTSVEDMNYTVAVFGGVMVLSLVYYYFPVVGGVHWFTGPVANIEVPSSDSASGSFSGDNFEKKGNARVDTVNA comes from the exons ATGGCGGATGGCTTTGTTTCTGGAACGACGAAGCGCATGTctagaaaagaagaaatcagGCAGAAGGACGAAGCACTTTTGGCGACGCTGGGGTACAAGCAGGAGTTCAAAAGGGCTTTCAAACCGCTAGAG GTTTTCGGAATTGCATTCTCGATTATTGGGCTCCTGCCGTCTATAGCGTCAGTGTTATTCTATGCGATACCTAACGGAGGGGGACCAGCAATGGTCTGGGGG TGGCTGGTGGCTAGCATATTCATTCTATTCGTGGGCATATCTATGGCGGAGCTAGCGTCAGCAGCTCCAACCTCTGGTGGG CTATACTTTTGGACTTACTCTCTGTCATCTCCACGGTGGAGGAATATTTTGTGTTGGTCGGTTGGAT ATGCCAATACGATAGGATCTATCGCATCTGTTGCATCAATTGATTGGGGTTGTGCAGTGCAGGTTATGGCGGCGGCAACAATTGGGTCAGGGGGGACGTTCACTCCAACATCGGCACAACTCTT TGGTGTCTATGCTGCCATTGTGCTTTCTCATGCTGTCATATGCTGCCTCGGAACAGCCGTGTTGGCTCGACTTCAGACGGTTTATGTTGTTCTTAATGTTTT GTTATGTCTCGCCATCATCGTTGCACTTCCTGCTTCTACCCCTCATGAATTCAAAAACTCGGCGAAGTTCGCTCTGGGTGATTTCTTTAACA GTAACGGATGGCCAGATGGCTACGCTTTTATCCTAAGCTTCCTAGCTCCTTTGTGGACTATCTGTTCCTTTGACTCCAGTGTGCATATCAGCGAAGAAGCATCTAACGCCGCTACTGCTGTTCCGTGGGCGATAGTTAATGCAATTGGAATTGCGGGTGTCTTGGGATGGG CCATTAATATGTCGTTGGCGTTCTGCATGGGGTCTGATTTGGAGTCTCTCATCGATAGCGACCAACCTATGGCACAAATATTCTTCAATAGCTTTGGAGAGAAACCCACTCTTGCAATTTGGTCTCTCGTTGTCATCGTGCAGTATATGATGGGCTCCAGCATG CTATTGGCTGCGAGCCGTCAGACATTTGCTTTCAGCCGCGATTCAG CACTTCCGTTTTCTGGATGGTTATATAGAATGAATAGCTTCACCAAGACTCCTGTCAACACTGTGTGGTACGATGCCATATTGTCTCTTGCCCTAGGTCTCCTCGTATTTGCAGGTGACCAAGCTATCAATGCTGTATTCGCTTTATCCGTGGTTGGCCTTTATTATGCCTATGCAGTTCCTATCGCTGCTCGGTTCATATTTGAAAATAACTTCAAACCCGGTCCCTTCTATTGCGGCGTTCTG AGTCTCCCCATAGCCATTATCGCCGTGGTGTTCATGACGTTCATGAGCGTTGTGTTCCTATTTCCCACTACACCTACGACGAGTGTAGAGGACATGAATTACACTGTGGCGGTCTTTGGAGGTGTGATGGTGCTTTCGTTGGTGTATTACTATTTCCCTGTGGTGGGCGGTGTTCACTGGTTTACGGGGCCTGTGGCAAACATCGAAGTGCCGTCATCAGACTCTGCGAGCGGGTCCTTCAGCGGGGATAACTTCGAGAAGAAGGGTAATGCCCGTGTCGATACCGTTAATGCATGA
- a CDS encoding putative amino-acid permease C11D3.08c: protein MPSLAVVNGSASGLKDDTTQRDEALLASLGYKQELRRTFKPFELFGLAFSIIGLLPSMASVLFFAIPNGGGPAMVWGWMVASLFVVLIGIAIAELASAAPTSGGLYFWTHSLSSPRWKNVLCWTVGYSNTLGNISGVAGINWGCSVQIMAAASIGSNGTFTATPAQLFGLYAAITVSHAVICCFGTTLLARLQNLYIVLNILLCLAIIIGLPAATPTEFRNPAKTALWDFSNLHGYPNGFAFILSFMAPLWTIGGFDSAVHISEEASNAAIAVPWAIVSAIAISGILGWAINMSLAFCMGRDLLSLVNSDQPMAAIFFNSFGHKTTLVIWSFVVIVQYMMGTSMLLSASRQTFAFSRDSALPFSKWLYRVNGYTKAPVNTVLFAAGSAIALGLLAFAGSQATNALFSLGVIALYYAFTVPICARFLGKNNFKPGPFYCGILSVPISVTAIIFMTFMIIVFLFPTTPQTNVGEMNYAVAFFGGVMVLCLIYYYFPVFGGINWFTGPRANVGSLPDSGSTGSFDEEKKGGTMQTVEVINS from the exons ATGCCCTCACTTGCAGTGGTAAATGGAAGCGCATCCGGACTCAAAGATGATACAACGCAGAGGGATGAAGCTTTACTGGCATCTCTAGGGTACAAGCAGGAGCTTAGAAGAACTTTCAAGCCCTTCGAG CTGTTCGGGCTCGCATTCTCAATTATAGGCCTACTACCATCCATGGCATCGGTTTTATTCTTTGCAATTCCCAACGGAGGTGGTCCAGCCATGGTCTGGGGG TGGATGGTAGCTAGTCTATTTGTCGTATTGATAGGAATCGCTATTGCAGAGCTCGCATCAGCGGCGCCTACCTCTGGCGGA TTATACTTCTGGACCCAttccctctcctctcccagATGGAAGAATGTACTCTGTTGGACGGTGGGCT ACTCCAATACGTTGGGCAATATATCAGGAGTTGCTGGGATTAATTGGGGATGTTCCGTACAAATCATGGCTGCCGCTTCCATTGGATCTAACGGCACATTTACTGCGACTCCCGCACAGCTCTT TGGCTTGTACGCAGCCATAACGGTATCCCACGCTGTTATTTGCTGCTTCGGGACAACTTTATTAGCTCGCCTACAAAATCTCTACATCGTTCTCAATATCCT GTTATGCCTTGCAATTATTATTGGCCTGCCAGCAGCCACTCCTACTGAATTTAGAAACCCTGCAAAGACGGCGCTTTGGGATTTCTCCAATC TTCATGGTTATCCTAATGGGTTTGCGTTTATTCTCAGCTTTATGGCGCCGTTATGGACAATCG GTGGATTCGACTCCGCAGTACATATCAGCGAAGAGGCATCTAATGCTGCAATTGCAGTTCCTTGGGCAATTGTCTCTGCGATTGCAATTTCAGGCATACTCGGATGGG CTATCAATATGTCTTTGGCTTTTTGCATGGGACGTGATTTGTTGAGCCTCGTCAATAGCGATCAACCGATGGCAGCCATTTTTTTCAATAGCTTCGGTCACAAAACGACTCTCGTCATTTGGTCGTTTGTTGTGATCGTTCAATATATGATGGGTACAAGCATG CTTCTATCTGCGAGTCGTCAGACCTTTGCTTTCAGTCGGGACTCCG CCCTTCCATTCTCTAAATGGCTGTATCGAGTGAATGGATATACCAAAGCTCCAGTAAATACGGTGCTTTTTGCTGCTGGATCTGCCATTGCTCTTGGATTACTCGCATTTGCAGGCTCTCAGGCAACGAACGCGTTATTTTCCTTAGGGGTAATCGCCCTATATTATGCATTTACTGTGCCAATTTGCGCTCGATTTTTGGGTAAGAATAATTTTAAACCCGGGCCCTTCTATTGCGGGATTTTG AGCGTGCCAATATCCGTGACTGCTATAATTTTTATGACCTTTATGATCATCGTTTTCTTGTTCCCAACTACACCGCAAACGAACGTGGGGGAAATGAACTATGCGGTTGCTTTCTTTGGGGGAGTAATGGTTCTATGTCTGATCTATTACTACTTCCCTGTTTTTGGAGGCATAAATTGGTTTACCGGTCCCAGAGCTAATGTTGGATCTCTGCCGGACTCTGGGAGCACTGGGTCCTTtgacgaagaaaagaagggtGGGACCATGCAGACTGTTGAAGTAATTAATTCATAA
- a CDS encoding OVARIAN TUMOR DOMAIN-containing deubiquitinating enzyme 1, whose amino-acid sequence MTDTPSTPSTPQNIRRPKELPLDSDVEDPLLTPLELPSARGGLLDFPSEEFADLTPAQLYEMNQQLLNDSVPTRPLIDSISPMAALRSEYENGSLSFVKQIDWLSDHGFDRVRRTKALGFAYIESLITSSEREFSVASSLSILSGTRETLDSAGIEKLVYEDFYDDFTSLIESIIKPNSDGLTLDSDGLLKSFQTPEVSNSVVIYLRFLTSAQIRLNREDYEGFLVHPDTKDLMDVDSFCANVVQAMGKEADNVEIQALCRALQLNVDLAYLNGVREDGVDFIKFRYDSSQDAPPLVLLYRPGHYDILVKKTDQ is encoded by the exons ATGACGGATACTCCCAGCACTCCGTCGACACCTC AAAATATCAGAAGACCAAAAGAGTTACCTCTCGATAGTGATGTTGAAGATCCACTACTAACGCCATTGGAGCTGCCGTCTGCAAGGGGTGGATTATTGGACTTTCCGAGTGAAG AGTTCGCAGATCTCACTCCAGCACAGCTCTATGAAATGAACCAA CAACTTCTCAATGATAGTGTCCCGACTCGTCCTCTCATTGATAGCATCTCGCCGATGGCTGCCTTGAGGTCAGAGTATGAAAATGGATCCCTTTCATTCGTGAAACAAATTGATTGGCTTAGCGACCACGGCTTTGATCGTGTTCGGAGAACCAAAG CACTTGGCTTTGCCTATATAGAAAGCCTTATCACTAGCTCGGAGCGAGAATTTTCCGTTGCTAGTAGCCTTTCAATTCTCTCAGGAACAAGGGAAACACTGGACAGCGCTGGTATTGAGAAGCTCGTGTATGAAGATTTTTACGACGATTTCACGTCATTGATTGAAAGCATCATCAAGCCGAACTCAGATGGCCTAACTCTTGATAGCGATGGCCTCTTGAAGTCGTTCCAGACACCTGAAG TTTCAAACTCTGTTGTCATTTActtaagatttttgact TCTGCCCAAATTCGTCTGAACCGCGAAGACTATGAAGGGTTTTTAGTACATCCAGATACCAAGGATTTAATGGACGTGGATTCTTTTTGCGCCAATGTCGTCCAAGCCATGGGTAAAGAAGCAG ACAATGTGGAGATACAAGCCCTATGCAGGGCCTTGCAGCTAAATGTAGACCTTGCATATCTGAACGGCGTCAGGGAGGACGGGGTAGACTTCATCAAATTTCGTTATGACTCAAGCCAGGACGCGCCTCCTCTCGTATTGCTGTATCG TCCTGGGCATTACGACATTCTTGTCAAGAAAACGGACCAATAG
- a CDS encoding Protein KES1 encodes MTEEAGAVPVAQRGSWTSFLKSIASFSGDLSSLTAPPFILSPTSLTEFPAYWCERPEYFAAIADAKPGQDRAIAVLRWFISTLKDQYTTRNETMGSEKKPLNPVLGEVFYGVWPDKNGRGRTELLVEQVSHHPPITAYVIENKSKGLRLVGHNAQKTSFSSGAIIVKQIGHAVLTVNETESYLITFPRLRIDGLWYGSPYIELAETSYIVGGGHITTIEYKGKGYFSGKSHTFKSTTTPIPGQGGAGPREVVVEGTWHETSKFTKGGAGTFYEASGKQEETTPLEWTSELGEYETRRLWFLVAKGIREGDFELASREKSRIENEQRQRRKDEAAEGTTWQLRHFDHQDSDPIYEQLGRVAKLVPPTEDMYIFKGNWPSGFAAA; translated from the exons ATGACTGAGGAAGCTGGA GCCGTACCTGTAGCGCAAAGAGGGAGCTGGACGTCGTTCCTCAAATC CATCGCCTCCTTTTCGGGCGACCTCTCATCTCTTACAGCCCCACCATTTATTCTTTCTCCAACATCTTTAACCGAGTTTCCAG CGTACTGGTGCGAACGTCCGGAATACTTTGCGGCCATCGCGGATGCAAAGCCAGGACAAGACAGGGCGATCGCGGTGCTCCGATGGTTTATC AGTACCCTGAAAGATCAGTATACCACTCGAAATGAGACTATGGGATCAGAAAAGAA ACCTCTGAACCCTGTCCTCGGTGAAGTGTTTTACGGAGTTTGGCCGGACAAGAATGGTCGCGGAAGGACTGAGCTACTCGTCGAGCAGGTCTCCCATCATCCTCCCATCACCGCGTACGTTATCGAGAACAAATCCAAAGGCCTCCGCCTCGTCGGCCATAACGCGCAGAAGACTTCGTTTAGCTCCGGCGCAATCATCGTCAAGCAAATTGGGCACGCTGTTCTTACGGTAAACGAAACCGAGTCCTACCTTATCACCTTCCCCCGTCTTCGTATCGATGGTTTGTGGTACGGCTCCCCTTACATCGAGCTCGCTGAAACGTCATATATTGTGGGCGGTGGCCACATCACAACAATCGAATACAAGGGGAAAGGCTATTTTTCGGGCAAGTCCCACACTTTCAAGTCTACAACTACACCCATACCCGGACAAGGCGGTGCTGGCCCCCGAGAAGTTGTTGTCGAGGGCACGTGGCATGAAACGAGTAAATTTACAAAAGGTGGAGCTGGAACGTTCTACGAGGCGAGTGGGAAACAAGAGGAAACGACGCCACTTGAATGGACGAGCGAACTTGGTGAATACGAGACGAGACGTTTGTGGTTCCTCGTGGCCAAGGGCATTCGCGAGGGCGACTTTGAACTTGCGAGTCGGGAGAAGAGTAGAATCGAG AATGAGCAAAGGCAGCGCCGGAAAGATGAGGCAGCGGAAGGGACAACATGGCAGCTTCGACACTTTGACCACCAAGATAGCGATCCTATAT ACGAGCAACTTGGCCGCGTGGCCAAACTTGTCCCGCCCACCGAAGACATGTACATCTTCAAAGGAAATTGGCCTTCTGGCTTCGCGGCTGCTTAG